The Xenopus tropicalis strain Nigerian chromosome 2, UCB_Xtro_10.0, whole genome shotgun sequence genome window below encodes:
- the cdk2 gene encoding cyclin-dependent kinase 2, whose amino-acid sequence MENFQKVEKIGEGTYGVVYKARNRETGEIVALKKIRLDTETEGVPSTAIREISLLKELNHPNIVKLLDVIHTENKLYLVFEFLNQDLKKFMDGSNISGISLALVKSYLFQLLQGLAFCHSHRVLHRDLKPQNLLINSEGAIKLADFGLARAFGVPVRTYTHEVVTLWYRAPEILLGCKFYSTAVDIWSLGCIFAEMITRRALFPGDSEIDQLFRIFRTLGTPDEVSWPGVTTMPDYKSTFPKWVRQDFSKVVPPLDDDGRDLLAQMLQYDSNKRISAKAALTHAFFRDVSRPTPHLI is encoded by the exons ATGGAGAATTTCCAGAAGGTGGAGAAGATCGGGGAGGGCACGTACGGGGTGGTGTACAAAGCGCGGAACCGAGAGACCGGGGAGATTGTGGCTCTGAAAAAGATTCGCTTGGACAC tgagacAGAAGGAGTTCCAAGCACAGCCATCCGGGAAATTTCCCTCCTCAAAGAATTGAACCATCCCAATATTGTGAA GCTTCTTGATGTCATTCATACAGAAAACAAGCTCTACCTTGTATTTGAGTTCCTTAACCAAGATCTGAAGAAATTCATGGACGGTTCAAACATTTCTGGAATTTCACTAGCCCTAGTTAAA AGCTATCTGTTCCAGTTGCTCCAAGGTTTGGCTTTCTGCCACTCACATCGTGTCTTACATCGTGACTTAAAACCACAGAACCTGCTTATTAATTCTGAGGGTGCCATCAAACTTGCCGACTTTGGACTAGCTCGGGCATTTGGTGTGCCTGTGAGAACCTATACTCATGAG GTTGTCACCCTGTGGTACAGAGCACCAGAAATTCTTCTTGGCTGCAAGTTCTACTCCACGGCTGTAGATATCTGGAGCCTGGGATGTATATTTGCAGAAATG ATCACTAGGAGAGCACTTTTTCCTGGAGATTCTGAAATTGATCAGCTCTTTCGCATCTTTCGAACACTGGGGACCCCTGATGAAGTGTCCTGGCCAGGAGTGACAACTATGCCAGATTACAAGTCAACCTTTCCTAAGTGGGTCCGACAGGACTTTAGCAAAGTGGTGCCACCTTTGGATGATGATGGTAGAGACCTTTTAGCT CAAATGCTTCAGTATGACTCCAACAAGCGGATTTCTGCTAAAGCAGCGCTGACCCATGCTTTCTTCCGAGATGTGAGCAGACCAACTCCGCATCTGATTTAG